TCCAGGAAGGCACCTACGTGCGCGAGCACCAGGTCTTCGCCGATGTTGAGCTGAACAAGTATGTCGGTGGCGGCTCGTTCATCGGCACCGGCGTCTCACTGTGGGACGTGACCCACAGCGACACGATGACGCCCGCATGGATGCTGCACTTCGGCATTCCGCTGACCCAGGCCCAGAAGGTCTACTTCGTGGGCCAGGCTCGCATGTATCTGGACAACGCTGACGACGTCAAGAACAACTACCTGCTCTGGGGCGGCGTGCGCGTGAAGTTCTAAGAGTCGATTTATCCGCGTGGCCTAGCGCCCGAACCGGGCGAACAACTGGGTCACGCGGATCTCCGTCGCGGTCATCGCGATGCCGACACCGAGGTGCGTGTAGCGCCGGTTCATGATGTTGGCGCGATGCTCGCGGCTGGCCATCAAGCGGGCGATCGCCTCGTTGGCGACCGCCGCCAGGCTGGCCGCGGTCACCGGTCCCGAGCGCATCCACAAATTCTCTGCCGTCTCACCGGCGGTCCACCGCAGCACGGCATTGATCCGATCGGCCGGACCGAGGCCGTCGGGATTGCGATGGGCGAAGAACCGTCGTCGCAGCATGTCCTGGCTGTGGCGCTGCGCCGTGAGCGTCAAGGTCTCGGCTTCAAGGAGCGGATCGATCCGGCCGCGCCTGCGCTGCTCGTTTGTCAGGAGGAAAAAGCGCCGCTCGATCTCGGTCACGTATGAATGCCGGGTGCCTCGTGACCAGTGCGTTCGACGTACTCGATGTACGACCCCGGATAGGCGTGCGGGTGCGTGTCCGTGCCGGATTCGCCGCCCAGTTCCAGCACGCGATTGCTGATGCCGCGCAGGAACGCGCGGTCGTGCGAGACGAAGATCATGGTGCCGTCGAACGCCTTCAGCGAATCAACCAGCATTTCCTTGGTCGCCAGGTCCAGGTGGTTGGTCGGCTCGTCCAGCACCAGGAAGTTGGGCGGATCGAACAGCATCCGCGCCATCGCCAGTCGTGACTTCTCGCCGCCCGACAGCGCCCGAATCTTCTTGTCCACGTCGTCCCCCGAGAACTGGAACGCGCCGGCGAGCGAGCGCAGCGCGCCGATGCCCTCGCGCGGAAAATCCTTCTGGAGCTGCTCGAAGACCGTGAGGTCGGCGTCCATCGTGTCGAGTGACTGCTGGGCGAAGTAGCCCATCTTGAGACTGGCGCCCAGCCGCACCTCGCCGGCATCGGGCGCCAGCGCGCCCGCCAGCATCTTGAGCAGCGTCGTCTTGCCGGCGCCGTTCCTGCCCATCACCGCCCAGCGCTCGCCGCGGCGAATGGTCAGGTTGAAGTCTTCGTAGATCACGCGCTTGCCGTAGGCCTTGCCCAGGCCCTCGATCACCGCGACCTGGTCGCCTGAGCGGGGTGGATCCTTGAAGGTGAACTTCACGACGACGCGTTGCTTGGGGAGCTCGAGCTTTTCGATCTTGTCGAGCGCCTTGATGCGGCTCTGCACCTGCGCCGCCTTGGCGGCGTGCGTCTTGAACCGCTCGATGAAGCGCTGTTCCTTGGCCAGCATCGATTGCTGCCGCGCATACGCGGCTTCCTTGTTGGCCTCGCGGGTGGCGCGTTCGCGCTCGTAGAAGTCGTAGTCGCCGGAGTAGACGGTGATCTCGCCGCTGTCGATCTCGGCAATCTTGGTGACGATGCGGTTCATGAACTCGCGATCGTGCGAGGTCATGAGCAGCGCGCCCTCGTGCGCCTTGAGGAAGCTTTCGAGCCAGATGATCGATTCGAGGTCGAGGTGGTTGGTCGGCTCGTCCATCAGCAGCACGTCGGGCTTGCCGAGCAGCACGCGGGCCATCGCCACGCGCATCTTCCAGCCGCCCGACAGCGCACCGACGTCGCCGTCAATCCGCTCATCGTCAAAACCAAGTCCGTGCAGCACTTCGCGGGCCTGGCTTTCGAGGGCGTAGCCGCCAAGGTGGTCGTACTCTTCCTGCACCTCGCCGAAGCGGGCGAGGATCTTGTCCATGTCATCAACGCGGGCCGGGTCCGCCATGGCGTGCTGCAGCTCTTCGAGTTCGTGGTGCAGGTCGCCGGCGCGGCCGCTGCCGGCAATGGCCTCGTCCAGCACCGAGCGGCCCGACATCTCTTCGACGTCCTGGCGGAAGTAGCCGATCGTCAGCTTCTTCGGCACGCTGACGTCGCCTTCGTCCGGGGCCTCTTCCCCCACGATCATGCGGAAAATGGTGGTTTTTCCCGCGCCGTTGGGCCCGACCAGCCCCACTTTCTCGCCCGGGTTGAGCTGGAAGCTGGCCTCGACGAAGAGCAGTTGCTTGCCGTACTGCTTGTTGATGTTCGCAAACGCAATCATGTAAGCCCACAAGCGTAGCACGCACGGTATAAACTATTCCTGCTTAGGGTGCCCACGAGGGCCTAACAGGGAAGTCCGGTGCAACACCGGCGCGGTCCCGCCACTGTAAGGAAGGAACGCCCGCTTCGTTCAACCACTCGGCGTGTTGCCGGGGAAGGTGAAGCGGGTTGCAGCGCACGCTGCATCCTCCAAGCCAGGAGACCTGCCCCAAGCTTCATCCATCGACTTGCCCGGGGAGGCAACCGTCATGCGACTGCCGATTCGTTCTGTACTTGTCTGTTTTTTCCTGTTCACCTTCAACGTCGCGATCGGTCCGGCTAAAGCCGGACACTACATGGATCGGGCCGCGTCCATCACCAATGTGGCGTCCGGCTTCTTGGGCGCCGTAGCCTTGGCGGAGGCGGCCAGCCGGACCGACGTGGTCATTCAAGGCGTTGTCTCAGACAGCTCCGCGGCCGTGATCGCCGGGGCCACGGTGGATGCGATCGTCGCCGGACGGTCGGTGTCGCGGGTCACGACCGGTGCCGATGGCCGATTTCGTGTGGTCGTGCCGGCCGGTGTGCCGGTGGAACTGCGTGTGGCTCGCGAGGGGTTTGCCGACCAGGTAATCGCGCTTGCCGGCAGCGACGCGCTCGTGACGCAGAACGTCACGCTGCAGGTGGGGGGCGTCTCCGACTCGCTGGTGGTGACCGCGTCGCGCGGAGCGGCAAGCCGCGCCGCCGTCACCGAGTCGGTGACCGCGTTTGCCCGCGCCGACCTCGACGCGCTCGGCGCCGCGTCGCTGGCCGACGTGGTGCGGTTCGTGCCGGGGGCGTACGTCGAAAGCATCGGCCGCGAGGGGTCGGTGACCTCGATGTTCACGCGCGGCGGCGAATCGGACTACAACCTGGTACTGATCGACGGCGTGCGGGTCAACCAGAGCGGCGGTGTCTTCGACTTCAGCCGCATCAGCGCCGCCGAGATCGATCGCGTCGAAGTGGTGCGAGGCGCGCAATCGGCCCTGTGGGGATCGGACGCCATGGGATCGGTGGTGCAGATCTTCACTCGCCGTGCCGGGGCCGCCGACCGGCCGCAGGTGTCGGGCTCGGCCGAAGGGGGATCGTTCGGCGCCGTCCGCGGCGATGCGCGCCTGATGGGCGGCGCTTCCAGCCGCGTTGATTACTCGGGCGGGCTGTCACGCCGCCAATCGGGCGGCGCCTTTGCCGAGTTGCTGCCGGAGGATGATGAGTTCGAGCAGACGGCGTTCGACGCGGGTGTCGGCGCCAGCTTCGGCCCCCGCGTCGCGCTGCGCGCCGGCGCGCGCTCGACGACGGCCGAGGGCAAGTCGGTTGGCGCCATTGTCTACGGCGCCCGCAACACCGGCGGCGTCTACAACACGCGCGATCGCTCCGGTCACGTTGACCTGTCGCACGCCATCGGCAGCCGGCTGACGGGTATCGCGAGCTTCAATTACTTCCGCTATACGAGTGAATCGGCCGACACCATTGCCGACCCCCCGTTTACGACTTATGCCGTGCTCGAGGGCACCCCGAACGCGATCTACCCGAATGGCACGCGCCTCGTGCGGCTGGTGGATGCGGCCGAGTTTGCGACGCTGGTCGCCGCCGGCGCCACTCCCGGCCCCGGCCAGTTCCTCGCGTCGCGGCAGTCGTCGAATTTCCCGTTCACGAGCAAGTCAGAGTTCGAGCGGCCGGCGTTTCGCTATCAGGCCGACTACGCATGGTCGGGGCAGCGTCTGAGCGCCGGCTACGAATGGGAGCGCGAGACCAACGTGCTGGTGGCCGGCGTGCAGTTCGACAACCAGGCGGTGTTTGCCCAGCAACAGTTCAGTGGCCGCGATCGCTGGTTCGCCACGGTTGGCGGCCGGTTCGATCGCAAGGACGGCTCGTCGTTCTTCAGCCCCAAGCTGTCGGCCGGCGGTTACCTGGTGCCCTCCAGGAACGGCGCGGTGTCGTCGCTCAAGGTGTTCGGCAACCTCGGCCACGGCATCAAGTCGCCGTCGCTCGGCGAGCGCTTCGGCGGGCGGTTTACCGACCCGGCGCCCGACCTGAAGGTGGAGCAGGCGCGTACCAGCGACCTGGGCGTCGAGGCGACGTTCGCCGATCAACGCTTCCGCGCGCTGGTGACCTATTTCAACAACGACTACACCGATCAGATTGCTTATCGAGGCGGGGTGGCCGGCGACGGCATTCCCGAGTACATCAACATCGATGGCTCGAAGGCCGACGGGTGGGAACTCGAGTGGGTGCTGCAGCGGCCGGTGGCCGGCCTGACGGCGTCGGCCAGCTACACGCATGTGGACCACCGCGTGGTCACCAACGTCAGCACCAGCCAGCAGTTCCAACCTGGCCAGCCGCTGTTGCGCCGGCCGAAACACTCGGGAAATGTGCGTGCCGCCTGGGTGCGCGATCGCGTGTCGCTGAACGCCAGCGCCCGGATCGCGGGCGATCGCCATGACCACAGCTTCCTGTCGTTGCGCACGGTGCCGAATGCCGCGCGCCCGACACCCATCACGACCGACATCACCGTCAATCCGGGCTACCTGGTGGTGAACCTGGGCCTGGACGTCCGCGCGCACGAGATGATCACGCTATTCGTGCGCGGCGAGAATGTCGCGGACGAAGCGTACGAGAGCGTACTCGGTTACCCAGCCATGCCGCGAACGGTGATGGCCGGCGCGCGCTTCACCTTCGGCACGCGGTAGCCATGAGGCGCCTGCTCTTTCAGCTCCATCTCTGGGTCGGGCTGCTGACGGGGCTGTACGTCGCCATCATCTGTCTCACTGGTGCAGCGCTCGTGTTTCGCATCGACATGCAGCGGGCGCTGCATCCGCACCTCTTCAACCCGAGCGCCGCCGGTCCGCTGGCGGATCCGGTGGCCGTGATGGAGAGCGTCAGCCGCGCCTATCCCCAACACCGATTGTCCGGCGTCGATGCGCCGACGACGGTGAGGCCGACGTACTTGGCGTACGTCACGAGCGACGCCGAGTTCCGCACCGTGCTGATCGACCCGGTGACGACCGCGGTGCTCGGTGAGCTGCCGGAACATCCGGCGATCCGCACCCTGCAACAACTGCATTACAACCTGCTGGGGGGCCGCACGGGCCGCACGATTAACGGGATTGGCGCGTTCGGCATCCTGATCCTCTGCGCCACCGGGCTCGTGATTTGGTGGCCCGGCGCCAGGATTTGGCAGCGCGGGTCCCGCAGCCAGTGGCGGCAGTTGCATCGCGCCATTGGCGCATGGAGCGCGGCGTTCATCCTGATGTTCGCCGTCACGGCGCTGTCGTTCGTGTTCCCCGCTGGATTTCGCGCAGTGGTGAACTCGCTGTCGCCCGTCACCGTAGCGCGATCGCCCCAGTCGGGTGCTCCGTCGGGGAATCCTACGCCCTCGTGGCCGCAGATGCTCGATCGCGCCAAGTCTTTCGCACCAGGCCAGCCGGTGGCGCGCGTGGTGTTGCCGTTCGGCGAACGCGGAGCCTTCCTGGTGATGTTCGCCAAGCGCAGCCCCACACCGGCCAGCACCGGGCTCACGCCGGTCTATCTCGATCAATACACCGGCGACCGGCTCGCGTCGGACGGGAAGGCGCGCAGTTGGGGCGATGCGCTGATGGCGCGCATGACGCCCTGGCATGTGGGCGGGGTCGGCGGCCAGGCGGGCCGCGTGATTTGGTTCGTGTTCGGCCTGGCACCGGCCGTGTTGTTCGTGACCGGCCTGACGACCTGGTGGCGCCGCGGCCGCGGAAAGACAGCCACCGATTAGACGCAGATTAGACACCGATCCACGAGGACCCGCGTCGCCGGGCTACGCCCGGCTAACCAGTGAGGTCACCGGCGCGAATTCGAGAGACGTGTGTTCGGGGCTGTCTCTCGGATTCGTGCCGGCGACCTCACTGGCCGGCCGAAGGCCGGCGCGGGTCCTCTCGTGTCTGGTTCGCGCGGGTTTGCCGTCGCTGAATCTGTGAAATCTGTGCAATCTGTGGCTGTATTCTTTGTGGCCAGGAGCCAGCATGAACAGCAAGTCCTCTACGTCTCGTCGAGCGTTCCTCGCCGCATCAGCCGCCACGGCCGCGCACGTCTGGGTTCCGCGGCCCGTGAAGGGCTACTCGGTGTCGGAGGTCATGGCGCCGGTGAAGCCCATGCCCGCGGGTATTTCCAAGTGGGACCTCGATACGCCGGCGCTCTGTGTCGATCTCGACAAGCTCGAACAGAACATCGCAAAGATGCAGCGGTCGCTCGTGGCCAATAAGCTGGGCAGCCGCCCGCACGCCAAGACCCACAAGTGCGCGGCCATCGCGAAGCTGCAGATGGCCGCCGGGGCGTTGGGGATCTGCACGGCCAAGCTCAGCGAGGCCGAGGCGCTGGCCGGCCAGGGGCTCGACCGCATCTGCATGACGACCGGCAACCTGTCGAGGTCGAAGATCCGCCGGGCCATGCAGCTGCGCAAGCGGACGCCGCAGTTCATTCAGGCGGTGGACTACGAGCCCAACGCGCACGACCTGAACGCGGCGGCGAAGGAAGCTGGCATCGTGGCCGACGTGGTCATCGACGTGGCGGTCGGCACGCGCAGCGGCGTGCCCGCCGGCGACGCAGCGTTGGCGCTGGCCCAGGTGGTCGACCGGCTGCCGAACCTGAAGCTGCGTGGCTTGTTGTCGTACGACGGCGGCGCGCAGCACATCATCGGGTTCGCGGCGCGCAAGCAGCGCGCGCTGAAGAACATTGAAGCCAACGCGCTCACGTATGAGGCCATGACGAAGGCCGGCCTCAACACCGAGATCTTCAGCGGGGGCGGCACCGGCACCTACAGCATCCAGCACCTCGTGTCCGGATTCACCGACGTGCAGGTGGGCAGCTACCTCTTCATGGACATGCAGTACCTGGCCATTGGCAGCGAAGACGGCAACCCCGTCTACGCGGACTTTGCTCCGTCGCTCACCGTGCTCGCGACCATCGTCAACAACCGCTTCCCGGGCCGCCTCACCACCGATGCCGGCGCCAAGGCCCTGACGCTCAACGTGCCGCGTCCAGGCGTGATCGGCGAGCCGGGCATGGAGTACAACCCCGGCTCGGACGAGTTCGGTGTCATCACGTTCAAGGAAGCCAGCAAGACCTACCAGATGGGCGATCGCCTGGAGATGATCGTGCCGCACTGCGATCCGGTCGTGAATCTCTACGACTACCTGTATGGGATTCGGAAAGATCGCGTCGAGGCGGTGTGGCCGATCACCGCGCGCGGCCACTCGCAGTAGCTACTGTTTGCCCGCGCCAGTCTTCACGGGCCACAGACTTGTCCCGCCATAGCGCGACGCGCGACGGCGGATTCCGCAGACTAACGCAGAGACACGAGGACCCGCCTCGCCGGGCTTTGCCCGGCGAGCACAGCGAGGTCACGACCACGAAATCGAGAGACACTGGGTTATCTGCGGTCTCTCGATTCTCGTGGTCGTGACCTCGCGAGCCGGCCGCAGGCCGGCGCGGGTCCTCTCATGTCTGGTTCGCGCGAGGCTCGCCTGATTTGAATCTGTGTAATCTGCGTAATCTGTGGCTGTCTTTGGACCAGCGTCAGGCGCCAGCACGTGTGAGCAAGGCGCTTGGCGGATGCGCCGTCAGGTGCATGGCCGCGCCTGTGAGCGGATGGACAAACGCCAGGTGTTCGGCGTGCAAGAGGTAGCCGCCGTCGCCCGGCAAGCCCGGACTTGCTTTGATCACCCCGCCCACGTCATAGAGCGGATCGCCCACCAATGGATGCCCGGCGCAGGCCAGGTGAATGCGAATCTGGTGCGGCCGGCCGGTCGTGATCGCAACACTGAACAGCGTGTGATCGGCGCGGCGTTCGAGCACCGTCGCCACGCTGTGCGAAGCCTTGCCGTCCGCCGAGGCGGCGTACACGCGGCCCAGTTGCGGGTGTGGCACCGGGCCGATGGCGGCATCGATCTCGATCCGGTCGGCGTTGGCGACGCCACTGGCCAGCGCGCGATACGTCTTCTTCACCTCGTGGTCGCGCCACGCCTTGGCCAGCGCCGCGCCGGCCGCGTGGGTTCGCGCAAACAGCACCAGGCCCGACGTGCACCGGCCGAGCCGGTGCAGCGGGCTGGCTTCTGGAAGCCGTTGCCGCAGCAGGTTCATGAGCGTGTGTTCGAGGAACCCCCCGGCCGGCATGGTCGGCAAGCCGCTCGGCTTGTCCACGGCGACCAGACTCTCGTCTTCGTGGATGATGGCGAACTGGGTGGGAACGGCCGGTTCAGCCCATGGGGGACGATGCCAGACGATGGTGTGGCCGAGTTGAAGGACGGCGGCCGGTTCGGCCCGCGCGCCGTCGATTTCAACTTCGCCCCGCTCGAACCGATCCGCCCACTCAGTTGCCGTTGAGTGAGTGCGCGACGTCGCGAGGTAATCGAGGGCGGTCAGGCCGGCCGCAGCGGGCCCAACCTGCTCTCGATACGACCAGCCCCGATTCAATGCCACGTCGACATCAATGTGGCGTCCGGCTTCAGCCGGACCGTCACCGGGCCCTTGCGAGTTCCAGCACGAGGTCGTAGTTGAAGCGCACGAAGCGGTGCAGTTCGCTTTCGAGAATGCGCTCCTGGTCGCTGTGCGCGCCGAAGCCCTTGGGGCCGTCCTCCGTATCGATGGCCGGGCCGATGCCGTAGCACTGGATGCCCTTGGCCCGGATGTTCGACATGTCGGTGGCGCCGGTACCCATGGTCGGCAGCACCACGGTGTTGTAGTGCTTCTTGACCTGCGCCTCGATCGCCGCGAACGCCTCGGTGTCGATCTTCGAGCCGCCCGCCGGCCGATACCGCTCGCGGCCCCATCGCACTTCGACGCTGGGATCGTTGATCACCTTGCGGACCTGATCCAGGAAGGCCTCCTGATCCTCGTCGGGATGCAGGCGCACGTCGATGGTGGCCTTGGCTTCCGACGGAATCACGTTGTAGCGGAAGCCGCCGGTGACGATGGTCGGCACGAGCGAGGTGTGGAGCATTGACCAGTGGTTCGGCTGGTTGTCGAGCAGCCAGTCGGCAGCCGGCTTCGACAGCTTCGGATCGGGGCTGAGCACGTCCCGGTATTTCTGGGCGACGTCCGCGGGCACCATGGTTGCCAGCTTCTTGAAGTAGGCCCCGGTGGTTTCGTTGATGCGTAGCGGCGGCGTCCACTCCGCGACCTTGCCGACCGCGGCCGACAGCTTGGTCACGGCGTTGCCGCGCGACGGCACCGAGCCATGGCCGGCGGGACCGCGTGCGACCAGTTCGACGAACCGAGGTTCCTTTTCGGTGGTGCCGACATTGGCCTGCACCACCTGGCCGCCGCGGCGGACCACACCGCCGCCCTCGGCGAGGCAGAACTCGGCGTTGATGGCGTCGAGGTGGTTGTCGGCCATGAACTGGGCGCCGATATCGGGCGCGCCTTCCTCGCCGGCCTCGGCCAGCAGGATCACGTCGCGGTCGAGCGGCGTGCGGTCGCGATGCAGCCGGAGAATGACCATCAGTGCCGCCGCGAGGTTGTCCTTGTCGTCCACGGCGCCGCGGCCATACACGTAGCCACCGTCGCGGACCGCGCCAAACGGCGGGAACGTCCACTTCTTCTCGTCCACGGTGACCACGTCGGTGTGGCCCATCAGCAGGATCGGCCGTTTCTTGCCGTTGCCCTTGATGCGCGCGACCAGGTTGGCGCGCTGCGGATCCTTGGCAAACACCTGGTAGGGGATGCCTTCCTTGTCGAGCACCTGCTTGAGGTACTCGACCACGCGGGTCTCGTTGCCCGGAGGGCTCTGTGTGTCGAGCTTGAGCAGCGCCTGGAAATGCTGCAGCGTCTCGGCTTCGATGGCGGCCGTGCCGGCCGGGGCTTGTCCCTGGACGGGCGCAACCAACAACAGCAGGGTGAGGGCGGCAAGAACGCGCTTGGTCATGCGATGAGAATACCCTAGAGCCGAATTGCTGGTACGCTAGGGGGTTCATCCACACCCTTAGGGGAGCGTCTGGGCCGACCTGCCGGTTCCGGGCACTATCGCTCAACGAAGAAGCTGGGGATGTTCCGTAGGAACATCCCGTGTTAGTCGTCCAACCGTTATGCCATTAGTTGTCCTCGACCAGATCTCCCACGCCTACGGCCACCTGCCGCTGCTCAATAAGGCAGCTCTGCAGGTGGAGCCCGGCGAACGCATTGCCATCATCGGCCGTAACGGCACCGGC
This genomic interval from Acidobacteriota bacterium contains the following:
- a CDS encoding ABC-F family ATP-binding cassette domain-containing protein gives rise to the protein MIAFANINKQYGKQLLFVEASFQLNPGEKVGLVGPNGAGKTTIFRMIVGEEAPDEGDVSVPKKLTIGYFRQDVEEMSGRSVLDEAIAGSGRAGDLHHELEELQHAMADPARVDDMDKILARFGEVQEEYDHLGGYALESQAREVLHGLGFDDERIDGDVGALSGGWKMRVAMARVLLGKPDVLLMDEPTNHLDLESIIWLESFLKAHEGALLMTSHDREFMNRIVTKIAEIDSGEITVYSGDYDFYERERATREANKEAAYARQQSMLAKEQRFIERFKTHAAKAAQVQSRIKALDKIEKLELPKQRVVVKFTFKDPPRSGDQVAVIEGLGKAYGKRVIYEDFNLTIRRGERWAVMGRNGAGKTTLLKMLAGALAPDAGEVRLGASLKMGYFAQQSLDTMDADLTVFEQLQKDFPREGIGALRSLAGAFQFSGDDVDKKIRALSGGEKSRLAMARMLFDPPNFLVLDEPTNHLDLATKEMLVDSLKAFDGTMIFVSHDRAFLRGISNRVLELGGESGTDTHPHAYPGSYIEYVERTGHEAPGIHT
- a CDS encoding M20/M25/M40 family metallo-hydrolase produces the protein MTKRVLAALTLLLLVAPVQGQAPAGTAAIEAETLQHFQALLKLDTQSPPGNETRVVEYLKQVLDKEGIPYQVFAKDPQRANLVARIKGNGKKRPILLMGHTDVVTVDEKKWTFPPFGAVRDGGYVYGRGAVDDKDNLAAALMVILRLHRDRTPLDRDVILLAEAGEEGAPDIGAQFMADNHLDAINAEFCLAEGGGVVRRGGQVVQANVGTTEKEPRFVELVARGPAGHGSVPSRGNAVTKLSAAVGKVAEWTPPLRINETTGAYFKKLATMVPADVAQKYRDVLSPDPKLSKPAADWLLDNQPNHWSMLHTSLVPTIVTGGFRYNVIPSEAKATIDVRLHPDEDQEAFLDQVRKVINDPSVEVRWGRERYRPAGGSKIDTEAFAAIEAQVKKHYNTVVLPTMGTGATDMSNIRAKGIQCYGIGPAIDTEDGPKGFGAHSDQERILESELHRFVRFNYDLVLELARAR
- a CDS encoding RluA family pseudouridine synthase produces the protein MALNRGWSYREQVGPAAAGLTALDYLATSRTHSTATEWADRFERGEVEIDGARAEPAAVLQLGHTIVWHRPPWAEPAVPTQFAIIHEDESLVAVDKPSGLPTMPAGGFLEHTLMNLLRQRLPEASPLHRLGRCTSGLVLFARTHAAGAALAKAWRDHEVKKTYRALASGVANADRIEIDAAIGPVPHPQLGRVYAASADGKASHSVATVLERRADHTLFSVAITTGRPHQIRIHLACAGHPLVGDPLYDVGGVIKASPGLPGDGGYLLHAEHLAFVHPLTGAAMHLTAHPPSALLTRAGA
- a CDS encoding PepSY-associated TM helix domain-containing protein codes for the protein MRRLLFQLHLWVGLLTGLYVAIICLTGAALVFRIDMQRALHPHLFNPSAAGPLADPVAVMESVSRAYPQHRLSGVDAPTTVRPTYLAYVTSDAEFRTVLIDPVTTAVLGELPEHPAIRTLQQLHYNLLGGRTGRTINGIGAFGILILCATGLVIWWPGARIWQRGSRSQWRQLHRAIGAWSAAFILMFAVTALSFVFPAGFRAVVNSLSPVTVARSPQSGAPSGNPTPSWPQMLDRAKSFAPGQPVARVVLPFGERGAFLVMFAKRSPTPASTGLTPVYLDQYTGDRLASDGKARSWGDALMARMTPWHVGGVGGQAGRVIWFVFGLAPAVLFVTGLTTWWRRGRGKTATD
- a CDS encoding DSD1 family PLP-dependent enzyme; translation: MNSKSSTSRRAFLAASAATAAHVWVPRPVKGYSVSEVMAPVKPMPAGISKWDLDTPALCVDLDKLEQNIAKMQRSLVANKLGSRPHAKTHKCAAIAKLQMAAGALGICTAKLSEAEALAGQGLDRICMTTGNLSRSKIRRAMQLRKRTPQFIQAVDYEPNAHDLNAAAKEAGIVADVVIDVAVGTRSGVPAGDAALALAQVVDRLPNLKLRGLLSYDGGAQHIIGFAARKQRALKNIEANALTYEAMTKAGLNTEIFSGGGTGTYSIQHLVSGFTDVQVGSYLFMDMQYLAIGSEDGNPVYADFAPSLTVLATIVNNRFPGRLTTDAGAKALTLNVPRPGVIGEPGMEYNPGSDEFGVITFKEASKTYQMGDRLEMIVPHCDPVVNLYDYLYGIRKDRVEAVWPITARGHSQ
- a CDS encoding TonB-dependent receptor, producing MRLPIRSVLVCFFLFTFNVAIGPAKAGHYMDRAASITNVASGFLGAVALAEAASRTDVVIQGVVSDSSAAVIAGATVDAIVAGRSVSRVTTGADGRFRVVVPAGVPVELRVAREGFADQVIALAGSDALVTQNVTLQVGGVSDSLVVTASRGAASRAAVTESVTAFARADLDALGAASLADVVRFVPGAYVESIGREGSVTSMFTRGGESDYNLVLIDGVRVNQSGGVFDFSRISAAEIDRVEVVRGAQSALWGSDAMGSVVQIFTRRAGAADRPQVSGSAEGGSFGAVRGDARLMGGASSRVDYSGGLSRRQSGGAFAELLPEDDEFEQTAFDAGVGASFGPRVALRAGARSTTAEGKSVGAIVYGARNTGGVYNTRDRSGHVDLSHAIGSRLTGIASFNYFRYTSESADTIADPPFTTYAVLEGTPNAIYPNGTRLVRLVDAAEFATLVAAGATPGPGQFLASRQSSNFPFTSKSEFERPAFRYQADYAWSGQRLSAGYEWERETNVLVAGVQFDNQAVFAQQQFSGRDRWFATVGGRFDRKDGSSFFSPKLSAGGYLVPSRNGAVSSLKVFGNLGHGIKSPSLGERFGGRFTDPAPDLKVEQARTSDLGVEATFADQRFRALVTYFNNDYTDQIAYRGGVAGDGIPEYINIDGSKADGWELEWVLQRPVAGLTASASYTHVDHRVVTNVSTSQQFQPGQPLLRRPKHSGNVRAAWVRDRVSLNASARIAGDRHDHSFLSLRTVPNAARPTPITTDITVNPGYLVVNLGLDVRAHEMITLFVRGENVADEAYESVLGYPAMPRTVMAGARFTFGTR
- a CDS encoding CAP domain-containing protein, whose translation is MTEIERRFFLLTNEQRRRGRIDPLLEAETLTLTAQRHSQDMLRRRFFAHRNPDGLGPADRINAVLRWTAGETAENLWMRSGPVTAASLAAVANEAIARLMASREHRANIMNRRYTHLGVGIAMTATEIRVTQLFARFGR